Part of the Lotus japonicus ecotype B-129 chromosome 6, LjGifu_v1.2 genome, TGTTGTCCGCGGACGCCTTGGTAAAGACGATGTGAGACACAGGAGCCGAAGAAGATGATGTATCAGCTTTCGGATGGTGGAGGGGTTTCGCACCAGAGGAATAGGACATAGCGGCGGCGATGCTGCGAATCAGAGGTGGTGGTTTCAGTAACGAGGAGGTTTGTTGAGTATGAGAGGGTTTCAGGAACATACGCTTGATCATCATCATGTCTTCGACAATGGGGCTAGGGTTTCACCAACTATGAACTCAAAATATAATGTGTGGATGGAGGTAGAAAAGGATATATAAAAAGCTGtaatattgaaattttgaaatgggCCACTTGGCCCATGATGGTGGTCAGCTAGTTACATAGCCCGATTTACTCTTGTGCAGATATGGGAATAAAACTTAAAGAAACGGGGATTAACTTAAATCTCAACTTAAGACTAGTACAAGCTAAAACTAGAATTAAAACATAATGGACATGACCCTCAAGGTGCAAATTCAcatggatgagcaaccctaggaatgactaCATTACTAACGAGAAGATAGATAGGGTCTGCCTACATGGGTTGACACAATTGACTTTAGGTTCCAGGTTTAATTCTCACCTTCTCATAGGTCGAGAGTTCGAATCCTCCTGTGATCAGTAAAATTCCAGTTGGTAGGCAACTCTCTTTGGGAGATCCCACGGGGAAATCCCCACATAAGTGATCAAAATCAGTGGAAGAACATGATGGAGAGAGTGGAGGCGTGTAAAAAGAAACTCACTAAATGGCAGCAATCAACATTCAAAGTAGCGGAAAAAGAAATTGTTAAATATGTTAAAGAAAACTTTTGAAGGTGTATATTTTCAATAGGAATTGGTTTATGATAGGAAGCTAGTTCCTATCAAGCCAAGAACAAtagaaccctaaaatctaaaataagaaaaagataagaaaatgatagaaaataaagacttgaTCAATTTTCTTGTTATCTATTCAAGAGCAAAAGGTACAATTTATAACTAAACATAATTCTCTAGATTACCAACAAGTGGCATCATCCTAATAAAGagaatattttaaaagttgatACCTAATAAGAGTTTGGACATTAAAACTATGTTAATGAACTATAGATAGTAAAGGATAAAGTGCATAAGACCCAATAACCATAAGCCCATTAGGATGAGCCTTCTACCAAAATCATCAACCTCTTGGGATTCCTAGGTGTCATTGACTACTTTTGCATGCTCTGTGTTATTCGCGTGCTTTGTTTAGGTAAATATTATAAGGTCATGATCTATCGATCCAATCATGTAGTGTTAACATTACATATATTGGCTTTGAATTCTCAACTTCTCATATTAATTCTGTATATATTTGTTCCATGCCATATTAAGTCTGGGCCATTTTCCTTCAATAGTAATATTGTAATGAACTATAATTAGGGAGTCATTCGAAGAGAAGGGGTTGGTTTGGTATGGATTGTTGTGATGGAAAGCAGGGTTGGTTTGGTCTCATACACAATCATTCagtcattttaaatttaaatttttttgcttgctttttgtgtttttcattttttcattttcaagttcGAGGTTCTTAAGAAAATATAGAGGTACACAACAGAAATAGGTTGAAATTCACCTATTTTCATTTTATCTCTAGCTCATCTTAGTTTGAACTTATTTCAGGTGATGTGGAGATATGCCACAGAGGAGGAAACGTTACATGCTTTGGGTAAGTAGAAAGTTATTAAACAAAGTAACATTTTGTTAAAGATTAGTATGATATCTCAATTCTGCtgcaaaaaaattatgtattgTCCGTCAATTGAAAGGTTTAGGCACGAATTAGTTaatgttttgagtctttttattATCTCTTTACCTGCCTCATTTCTCATATCATCTTCTTTTAGTTTGTGATATATAGGAGAGGGGAATCATAATGAAGTGGAAGAATAAAGGGAAGTTCCCATAGCATCAGAAACATTCTATTTCCTTTACTGTGAAATAATGATAAATGACATTTGTGTTATGATTTTGCTTCCTCGGTATCCAATTCCACTACTCATCCATGCATGATTCTGTctctaactattttttttttctgtcagTACTGAAACTGCATTGTTATACTTTCTTTCAAGTTCATTCTAAATGGAACATATTTCATTTTgctttaaaatgaaaaatagagTGTCACGTTTATGTGAACATATTAtttttgaagaatttgaagtttaaaaaatttgtgtctttttcttttcaggATAAAGAATTAGGAGTAGTGGCTGATTGAAGGGTTATCTCCTTGCaaatggttttattaattattacgACCAACTTCGCCGTGTAAGGTGCTGATGAAGCAAGCAACCCAATCTTTTGAGGGAAGGATATTGGCTGGAAAAGTAGAGGAAATGGTAAGAGCACTCCTTTCAGATTTCAATACACGTGAATGAGTTATTTATCTAGGTCTATTGAATTAGACACATAAATTTTTTCAAAGTGTATTGAACTGAATATTGTCATAATGcatattgtgattttttttaatatggtGTGGATGAAATTAATCACACTAGAAGGAAAAGaagaggtttttttttgttattaaaaGAAGAGGTTTTTAAATGTGTAAGAAAAGTTCAGCTCCCTTCAACAAAACTTCAATCCAgaccatttttatttttttataacttaTTTTTGGTCTTGAATTTTCAGATGATACTAAAGTGGGCATGACTACGCGGAGACATGCAATTGCAAATGTAGGTAAGCGTATAAAACTATACATGTAATTTCAGATATGAAGTTGTTGTGTTTCATTCAAGTTGAACATCTTCTTTTTGCAATTTTCAGGTTTGTTGCAAGCATGTTTGCATATGTGAGATCTGAAACAGAGGAAGAGCTCTCATCTCCACACATTGAAGAATTTCGGCAATGGTTAAAGTTTAGCTTTGGatcaaatatttaatttagttcTCCTATGCAAAAAGACTAGGTAGTTTACTTCTTTATAGTTGATTTACAAATGGTTCAAAAGACTGGGCTGATAGTACTAGGAATTCATAATATAGGATCTCTTCCACTCAAcccataaaattataataaaatttgctcttttcttatttttaattgataatATTTTAATCTAAACGTTCTTCCCCATCGGATTCT contains:
- the LOC130723643 gene encoding uncharacterized protein LOC130723643 gives rise to the protein MMMIKRMFLKPSHTQQTSSLLKPPPLIRSIAAAMSYSSGAKPLHHPKADTSSSSAPVSHIVFTKASADNSYPIRTLSAVLGSEEAAKEAVVYDFEDGINYHFSAVITPENAVQLLKQPGVRRVIRSRGCKIIK